The Euphorbia lathyris chromosome 2, ddEupLath1.1, whole genome shotgun sequence genome includes a window with the following:
- the LOC136220207 gene encoding uncharacterized protein isoform X3 — MPCLYISTNVSLDGMDTDPIFSDATKAVASIIGKPEHFVMVILKGSVGISFNGNKEPAAYAEVVSMGGINKQVKRNLIETLGTILKNRLSIPTARFFLKVYDTNASKL; from the exons ATGCCTTGCCTTTACATCTCTACTAACGTTAGCTTGGATGGTATGGATACCGATCCTATCTTCTCCGACGCAACCAAAGCCGTTGCCAGTATCATCGGCAAGCCTGAACAC TTTGTAATGGTGATACTGAAGGGATCGGTAGGGATATCATTTAATGGGAATAAAGAACCAGCGGCATATGCAGAAGTAGTATCAATGGGTGGAATCAATAAACAAGTGAAGAGAAATCTTATAGAAACTTTAGGCACAATTCTTAAAAACAGGTTATCAATACCAACAGCTCGTTTCTTCCTCAAAGTTTATGACACCAACGCTTCTAAATTATGA
- the LOC136220207 gene encoding F-box protein At2g17036-like isoform X1, with protein MDMCINRREEQLKCFDGDENEVDWAGLPDVLLMKIVERLSLIDSVSFSNVCVSFRCAAAELFSDKRSSSALPWLVMSGENHTKIRTCFSILERKVIYLEMPNSCGRYIWGSFEHWLVMVTPSNTGNEKHQISLLNPFLGNEVTLPNTIRRFFYSQLVASGSPYDPSTVYMLVGSLGTDLAFWTQGCKDWCEYERNVYARICEGVFCNGYFYILEGRGCNIRQIEVKSALCALRRDGTTADMRSKYYQLGKPDIGSLGGVYWISYLVESCGEVLFIARLFNIDAQNHITTYKFKVYRLDLCKLAWISVDDLGDRVLFVGHKCSRSASAKEMGVEMGNCIFFTNEYPCVQGQNEWSNFRAYTDKRVKGSNIEEWGCYRLGSENIFYPAIQTNWNSTWISAPLSWYIRV; from the exons ATGGACATGTGCATCAACCGTAGGGAGGAGCAGCTTAAGTGTTTTGATGGTGACGAAAATGAAGTGGATTGGGCCGGACTTCCTGATGTTCTCCTTATGAAGATTGTAGAGAGGCTGAGTTTAATTGATTCTGTGTCTTTCAGCAATGTTTGCGTGTCTTTTAGATGTGCTGCGGCGGAACTATTCTCTGACAAACGATCTTCATCTGCATTACCATGGCTGGTGATGTCCGGAGAAAATCATACCAAGATAAGAACTTGCTTCAGCATATTAGAAAGAAAAGTTATTTATTTGGAAATGCCCAACTCTTGCGGTAGATATATATGGGGATCCTTTGAGCATTGGTTAGTCATGGTTACGCCATCAAATACCGGGAATGAGAAGCATCAAATCTCTCTTTTGAACCCATTTTTAGGAAATGAGGTTACTTTACCTAATACTATTAGAAGATTCTTCTACTCTCAATTGGTGGCTTCAGGATCCCCTTACGATCCCTCCACTGTTTATATGCTGGTAGGCAGCTTGGGAACTGATCTTGCCTTTTGGACTCAAGGATGCAAAGATTGGTGTGAATATGAAAGGAATGTTTATGCGAGGATCTGCGAGGGTGTGTTTTGTAACGGATATTTCTACATTTTGGAGGGTCGGGGTTGTAATATACGGCAGATTGAAGTGAAGTCTGCATTGTGTGCACTTAGGAGGGATGGTACTACTGCTGATATGAGAAGCAAATATTACCAACTTGGGAAGCCTGATATTGGTTCATTAGGTGGGGTTTATTGGATCAGTTACTTGGTGGAGTCTTGTGGAGAGGTATTATTTATTGCTCGGCTTTTCAACATAGATGCGCAGAATCATATCACAACTTATAAATTTAAGGTATATAGGCTGGATTTGTGCAAATTGGCATGGATTAGTGTGGATGATTTGGGTGATAGGGTATTGTTTGTAGGTCACAAGTGCTCAAGGTCTGCTTCTGCAAAAGAAATGGGAGTTGAGATGGGGAATTGCATATTTTTCACTAACGAATACCCTTGTGTTCAAGGGCAAAACGAGTGGAGTAATTTTAGAGCGTATACTGATAAACGAGTGAAGGGTTCAAATATAGAAGAGTGGGGTTGTTATAGATTGGGTTCAGAGAATATATTTTATCCAGCAATACAGACCAACTGGAATTCTACTTGGATTTCAGCCCCTCTTTCCTG GTACATTCGCGTCTGA